AGCCATATCCACCGCTTTTTAACCGCTTTGAGGGTCCAACTTGAGGGTCCAACTCCGCGTTTTCCCTAGTGCCACGTTGCCCGGCTACCACAAAAGCCATCCTGCAAAGGCAGGGTCTTCGACCCAGGAGTTTCCGACGAATTAGGTGAGGATTGCTATACGATAAACACTATGCCTGCGTAGGTTTGTAGCAACATTGGCAATTTGAAGGTGTTTATGAAACGTTATTTGTCGTATCTGTTAGCGCTTGTCCTGGTTGTCGTCATGGGCATCACAGGCTGTAGCAACAACTCCCTGCTCACGGGTAACTATCGTCAAGATACCCTGACCTTAGTGGAAAGCTTGCGGACAGCAATTAACCTGCCCGATGACGCCCCCGACAAAGCAGCGGCGCAGGCCAAGACCCGGCAACTGATTAATGACTATGCAGCCCGCTATCGTCGTGATGCGTCACTGGAAAAGTTGCCCTCCTTCACCACCATGCGGACAGCACTCAATGGGTTAGCAAGTCACTATGCCGCCTATCCCAATCGCCCTATTCCCCAGAAACTTAAGAATCGTCTTGAACAGGAATTTACCCAAATTGAGGGAGCACTTAATCGCGGTGCCTAAGCCCTAGCATTCGCCAGTTATGAGGGTGGGGAGCGCCTGGTGAGCAGTTGCGCCCAGGCAGGTAATACAGGGGGGGTAGGTACAGACTACCCCTTGGAAGCGTTGAGATGCCTACCCCACAGTGAGTCGGTGCGCTGCTGCGGGCCTGTCACTGCATGGGCTGTCACGCTGGCTCTTGACCAATTTTTCCCCCTAGTCCCTCGATCTCGCCGCCTCTTGGGGGCGAAGGGACCTCAACCCCAACCCCTGGCTCGATGAGCACCTCGCCCGTTTTGGGCGAGAGTTAGGGGGAGGGCAGTGCGAGCTTGGTCAGTCAATCAGGGCTGCCACCATAACCACCATAAAATTAAAATTTTCTGTAGAAGTTGCGGTAGCAGAGAGTCTTCTGTAGAAGGTTCTTCTGCCCTATGGCTATTCCCCTAGCTACTTGTGTGAGAGCCGAGGAGATCTGAAGATATAGTCATTGCCATTTAGGCTGAAACAGCCCCCTCACCCCCCACCCCTCTCTCAGAGCGGGAGACGGGAGTTAAAAATTGTATCGTTCTTATTTGGATTGACCATAAAGTGATGGCCAGGTTACTGAATCGCCGCCAGCTACTGCAATATGGCTCCTTAGTCCTATCTAGTAATCTGTTGTGGGCATGTAATCGGACCGGGCCGCCGGCGTCGCCCTCCACCGGAGCACCAACCCGCACCAGTTCTTCGAGTGCTTTAGAGAAGGTAACGTTTGGCACCAATTGGTACGCGCAAGCAGAACATGGCGGATTCTATCAGGCTGTGGCGACGGGAATTTATGCTGACTACGGTTTAGAGGTCACCATCCGCATGGGCGGTCCCCAAGTCAATGGCACCCAATTGTTGATGGGTAAAGCCGTTGACTTTTTTATGAACAACAGCACCGATGCCATCCTGGCCATTCAGGAAGGCATCCCCAAGGTAACGGTAGCCGCTATTTTCCAGAAATCTCCGCAGGTATTGATTGCCCACCCCAACACGGGTGTCAACACTCTCGCTGACCTCAAGGGGCGACCAATCTTTGTATCTAAAGGGGCTGCCGTTAGCTACTGGCCTTTCCTCCGGCAGAAATTTGGGTTTACCAATGATCAGCAGCGCCCCTACAATTTCAACGTTGCCCCCTTCCTGGCGGATAAACAATCGGCGCAACAGGGTTACCTTACCTCAGAACCCCTGACAGTGGAACAAGAAGGGGGGTTTAAACCCGTAGTCTTCTTGCTAGCAGACTATGGGTATACGCCCTACGACACCACGATCGAAACGCGTCGGGAAGTTATGGAGAAAACCCCGGATCTGGTCCAGCGTTTCGTCGATGCCTCGATTAAGGGCTGGTATAGCTACCTAGAGGGTGATCCCACCCCCGCGAACCAGTTAATCAAGCAGGAAAATCCCCAAATGACTGATGAGTTGCTGGCCTACGGGATAGCCAAGATGAAGGAATATGGCATCGTGGTCTCTGGCGAAGCAACCACCCAGGGAATTGGTGCAATGGTTAACGATCGCTGGCGGGAACTATTTGAGATGATGCAGGCGCAAGGGGTGTTTAAACCCGATACCCCCTACCAGGATGCCTATACATTACAATTTGTTAACAAGGGGGTTGAGTTTTACCGCCAATGATCGCCAGTTACCGCGAAACACCCATCCATGAACGATCGTGTTGCCTTTAGCCTCAACCACGTCAGCAAGATTTTTGCGAATGGCACCGTAGCCCTGCAAGATATGCACTTGACGGTACAGGCATCCCAATTTATCAGTCTAGTGGGACCGTCAGGATGTGGTAAAAGTACGGTTTTGCGCCTCGTAGCGGGCTTGAGTGGGTTATCGGCGGGGCAAATTGAGTGGGGGGATGATCTCGCCAGGGCGGCTGCCGGCCCTCGAACCCCAGATGCCCAGAAGCTCGCTTTTGTCTTCCAGGAAGCGGCGCTCATGCCGTGGGCAACGGTGTTAGATAATGTTTGTCTGCCCTTAAAACTGAAGGGGATGTCACGACGTGTTGCCCAGATTGCGGCCCAGGAAGCGCTACATTTGGTGGGGCTAGCGGGTTGGGAGCGCCACTATCCCCGCGAGCTATCGGGGGGGATGAAGATGCGCGTGTCGATCGCCCGCGCCCTAGTAACCCAGCCGAGACTGTTGCTGATGGATGAACCCTTTGGGGCATTGGATGAAATCACCCGGAGCAAGCTGAATAATGATCTCCTAGAGTTGTGGCAGCAGCAGCGCTGGACGGTCCTGTTTGTGACCCACAATATTTACGAAGCGGTCTATCTGTCCCAGCGGGTGATTGTGATGGCCCCCCGACCGGGCCGAGTGATTGCTGATGTGACCATTGATGCCCCCTATCCACGCACGGAGGCATTTCGCATGTCCGAGATTTGCAATCAATACTGTCGGGAAGTATCTGCTTATTTATCGGAAGCTATGCAGCCGGCCTCAGTAGGCAGTCCTTTATCCCTGGTTTCAGCATCCCGACTACCCGATGGTTAGCGACTCCTGGGTCTAAGATTGTGTCCTCACCCGGATAACCTTTGTGATAGCGTGAAACACGGTACCGTGGAGCACATGGGCCTAGACCCTGCAATAGTGCTGGGTCTTCAGCATGGTGAGGCTGTTCACGGGACAATGGAACATCGTTGTAACCAGGAGTCGCGCGTGAATTTTCAGTCGGTGATTGCTACCTTGCACCAATTTTGGGCCAAACAGGGGTGTCTGATTGTCCAACCCTATGACACCGAGAAGGGGGCCGGTACCATGAGTCCCCACACCTTCCTGCGGGCGATCGGCCCAGAACCTTGGTCAGTAGCCTATGTTGAACCCTGCCGCCGCCCGACGGATGGCCGCTATGGCGAAAACCCCAACCGCTACCAGCACTATTACCAATATCAAGTGCTGATTAAGCCCTCACCATCCAACATCCAGGACATTTATCTCGACTCCCTGCGCGTCCTGGGGATCCATCCAGAAGAACACGACGTGCGCTTTGTCGAAGACAACTGGGAATCCCCTACTCTGGGAGCCTGGGGGGTGGGCTGGGAAGTCTGGCTCGATGGTATGGAAGTGACCCAATTTACCTACTTCCAGCAGTGTGGTGGGATTGATTGTCGCCCCGTTGCGATCGAAATCACCTATGGCCTCGAACGGCTGGCAATGTATCTTCAATCCGTTGACGCCTTTACCCAAATCCAATGGGACGATCGCACGACCTACGGCGACATACACTTACAAGGTGAAATCGAACACTGCACCTACAACTTTGAAGCTTCCGATCCGGAATTGCTCTTTACCCTCTTTAGCCTCTACGAACAGGAAGCCACCCAACTCATTCAACGCCGCCTAGTCTTGCCCAGTTTGGACTATATCCTCAAGTGTTCCCACAGCTTTAACTTACTCGATGCCAGGGGCGTTATCTCCGTCACAGAACGGACCCGCTATATTGGTCGCATTCGCCACCTTGCCCGTCAGGTTGCCCAACTCTATCTAGAACAACGCGAAGCCCTAGGCTTTCCCCTCTGTCCAACGCCTCCAACTCCCTTACAGTTAGTTTGACGAGTTGCCACCTAGACAGGTGGCCTAATTGTCACCTAATTAGCCTAAGGCATAGTGACTGAAATTTTGGCCCAGATACATCATCTCCTTGATGTAATCAGCCGTGAAGGTACATTCAAAGCCCTGGTTAGCGCCCGTTGTTAACTGACAACGCCAATCGTCATCTAAGCGGCCTAATAGAACCCAGGTTCGACTGTAGGAATCTGTGAAGGTTTTACCAACTTGTAGTTTCATCTTTTTCCTCCTCATAATGTCATCGACTATAATGTTATCGACTCTTCTGGGATTTTGGTCTAAACAGTATACAGCTCCTTCCTCAATTATAAAGTCTAGTTTTAGATGGGTAGGCTGGAAGCATCCCACTAGTGCACCCTCTGGTTACCTAACCCATCTTTCCCCCTTTCACTAGGAGAGAGAAAAGAGAACAGCGATAATCGCTCAGTTGCCCTCACTTCTCACTTCTCTATCCTCACGCCTAAATTCCTTCTTCCACCAGGGGTAAAGGGACTTCAACCCCAAACCCTAGCTCGATGATGTCCCTCTTCGCCCCATCGGCTAGGGGAACTGGGAGAAGGAGTTGGGGGATGGGCTACCGGTTGCCCAACGAGGATACTGCGGGTAGGATCAAGGTCCAAACCTTAACTGTTACTTTCCGGTTTATGGCCCACCCACAGCAATAATTTTTAGGGGCCTGATTCTGTTTCTGGGGTTTGCCCTGATTAATTCAGCAAGCCCCCTTACTGTTCAGGAAGATTTGACGGTATAGCTTTGTAATAGTTTCCTGAAGATTTTCAGAGCTGGCCTGATAAACTCACGATGAAATAAACCCATGATGAAATTATTAGCTGGCCTCTTTTCTATCAAACTCTAAACGAGGACACCGATCGTCCATCCTCAGATATCATCCCAATCCCATTCATCGTTATCCTTCTCTTTTAGCGTTGGGGTTGGCGGGGGCATCGAGGGAGAACTCTGATCGCCCCCAGTTTTTAGGCTTTCTGGTTCATCGGTATTCCAATCCCAATCCCATTCATCCTCAGTCGGGGTCGATGCTGATGCCACCGTTTCTGCCGTTGCTTGGGGGGTTGTGTTCTGGGTATCCTCCCCCGTGCCATCGCCTTGATCAGCGTCAAAATTAAAATCAAAATCGAAATCATCCTCATCTAACAAATTGGCCCGTGCCTTGGCAGCAGCAGCCTGTTCTGCTTGCTCCGCCGCCGTCAGGTTTATCGCAAAGGCATCACCAAGATTTTCGCAGGCGCTGGGGGGGATTGGGAGCTCCCAACTTGAGCGACTTTCCTTAACCTGTTCTACCCAACTTTGGCCCGTTTTCCTGGCCTGTTCCAGGGTCTCCTGTGTCCAATCTCGGGTTGATTGTTTCACCCGGCTCACCCAGCCCTGCAATGTTTCCCCCAACTGTTGCGTTTTTACCTGTACCTCATGCCGCCAAGCCTGCAATTCCTCGGTTACCTGCTCCAGATCACTCTTGAGCCATTCCCCGGTTTTGGTCAAGGTTTGCCTAATGCCACCCCGATAGAGATCCAGACGGGCGATCGTGGCCTCCGCAATCAGGACTCGTTTGCGGCCCAAGCTAATAATCTTGCGGGGGGGCAATTGGTAAATACCATCCGTCAGGGCGGCTAGCCGACCTGCCACTAATAGATAGGACTGGATTTCCCCAGTTTCCAGATCAAACACAAAGTCAATAATCTGCCCCACCCGGTTACCCTGATCACTCCACACCTCGCAATGAACAAGGGATTCCAGTTGACGTACCCGTTCCGCATCGGTTTCGGTGGGCTTCGCTGTTACCAGGACACTGTTCTCCCCCAGCGCGGTAATGTGCTTGAGCTTAAAGGCGGCCTTCTGCTTACCCAAAAAGCCGGAATGGCAGACAAACCCCAACACCCGATGCACTTGGGGATACATCCAGACCACCTCAATTTGGCCCAACTCCTCCATTGTGTTGCGATCGAGAACGAGTTGATTGAGTAACTCACTCTGCCGAATCATCCGAGGTCGTTTTACCATCTTCCCTAACTCCCACGCTCCTCTAAGCAGCCGAGCAAGTGATGGGGGTACACCTACCCCATTACTCAGGCACTCATTATTTCAGCTTGTCATGTCGTGGGCGCGATCGACTAATTGGAGCCCACAGCGATCGCAAGAGGATAGCACTCAATCCAAATCCTTACTCGGAAGCCTTCGCCGCAAAACTAACCTAAATTCTAACCAGACTCATCCTGTCGGCCCATCTTAGCTGGCTTCCAACCAATCCAGCGCTTGGTTGAGTTGCGGTAACGTCAACAGACCGTATTGCCATAGGATCATGTGGATCTGGCTCCGATCTTGGTCTGAGTCTAGGCGGCGCAACACCCAATCGATTTCCGTTGCCGGAATCGCCAGTTCTTCCTGCAAGAAACTAATAAATTCAGTCTGTGTACTCGTTTGCATGAACCCTTGGGGAAATTTTTCGTCTTATGTTAAAGCATCTTGCTGAAAACAGCCACGTTTAAAAAATGGGGAGAACCTGGTGTCCATCCGCTGCAAGTCTCTAGGAATAAGCACCTATGCATTCCTAGATCTAGGACAATGCTGACAACTTATTAACCTTGTGCACCCGTCTGCCTCGAACAGCCCGGAGGAGGCGATCGACGCACTGCCGTTCTTCTTCCGATAGGGTGTCACTCAGAATGGCCGCCAGCAGTCCGTAACTATCGGCGATCGTCACCTCGCGGGAGAGGCTGACGTCAGCAAAAAGTTCCGATAACGCTGACGGCAGTAATTCGATCGTGGCGATCGTGGATCTTTCCATAAGGCTCTTACCTGAACTGAATCCGCTTGTGTCAACTAAATAACTTAACTTAAACAAA
This DNA window, taken from Trichothermofontia sichuanensis B231, encodes the following:
- the psb27 gene encoding photosystem II protein Psb27, with amino-acid sequence MKRYLSYLLALVLVVVMGITGCSNNSLLTGNYRQDTLTLVESLRTAINLPDDAPDKAAAQAKTRQLINDYAARYRRDASLEKLPSFTTMRTALNGLASHYAAYPNRPIPQKLKNRLEQEFTQIEGALNRGA
- a CDS encoding ABC transporter substrate-binding protein gives rise to the protein MARLLNRRQLLQYGSLVLSSNLLWACNRTGPPASPSTGAPTRTSSSSALEKVTFGTNWYAQAEHGGFYQAVATGIYADYGLEVTIRMGGPQVNGTQLLMGKAVDFFMNNSTDAILAIQEGIPKVTVAAIFQKSPQVLIAHPNTGVNTLADLKGRPIFVSKGAAVSYWPFLRQKFGFTNDQQRPYNFNVAPFLADKQSAQQGYLTSEPLTVEQEGGFKPVVFLLADYGYTPYDTTIETRREVMEKTPDLVQRFVDASIKGWYSYLEGDPTPANQLIKQENPQMTDELLAYGIAKMKEYGIVVSGEATTQGIGAMVNDRWRELFEMMQAQGVFKPDTPYQDAYTLQFVNKGVEFYRQ
- a CDS encoding ABC transporter ATP-binding protein, whose protein sequence is MNDRVAFSLNHVSKIFANGTVALQDMHLTVQASQFISLVGPSGCGKSTVLRLVAGLSGLSAGQIEWGDDLARAAAGPRTPDAQKLAFVFQEAALMPWATVLDNVCLPLKLKGMSRRVAQIAAQEALHLVGLAGWERHYPRELSGGMKMRVSIARALVTQPRLLLMDEPFGALDEITRSKLNNDLLELWQQQRWTVLFVTHNIYEAVYLSQRVIVMAPRPGRVIADVTIDAPYPRTEAFRMSEICNQYCREVSAYLSEAMQPASVGSPLSLVSASRLPDG
- the glyQ gene encoding glycine--tRNA ligase subunit alpha codes for the protein MKHGTVEHMGLDPAIVLGLQHGEAVHGTMEHRCNQESRVNFQSVIATLHQFWAKQGCLIVQPYDTEKGAGTMSPHTFLRAIGPEPWSVAYVEPCRRPTDGRYGENPNRYQHYYQYQVLIKPSPSNIQDIYLDSLRVLGIHPEEHDVRFVEDNWESPTLGAWGVGWEVWLDGMEVTQFTYFQQCGGIDCRPVAIEITYGLERLAMYLQSVDAFTQIQWDDRTTYGDIHLQGEIEHCTYNFEASDPELLFTLFSLYEQEATQLIQRRLVLPSLDYILKCSHSFNLLDARGVISVTERTRYIGRIRHLARQVAQLYLEQREALGFPLCPTPPTPLQLV
- a CDS encoding PRC-barrel domain-containing protein; its protein translation is MVKRPRMIRQSELLNQLVLDRNTMEELGQIEVVWMYPQVHRVLGFVCHSGFLGKQKAAFKLKHITALGENSVLVTAKPTETDAERVRQLESLVHCEVWSDQGNRVGQIIDFVFDLETGEIQSYLLVAGRLAALTDGIYQLPPRKIISLGRKRVLIAEATIARLDLYRGGIRQTLTKTGEWLKSDLEQVTEELQAWRHEVQVKTQQLGETLQGWVSRVKQSTRDWTQETLEQARKTGQSWVEQVKESRSSWELPIPPSACENLGDAFAINLTAAEQAEQAAAAKARANLLDEDDFDFDFNFDADQGDGTGEDTQNTTPQATAETVASASTPTEDEWDWDWNTDEPESLKTGGDQSSPSMPPPTPTLKEKDNDEWDWDDI
- a CDS encoding DUF2949 domain-containing protein, giving the protein MQTSTQTEFISFLQEELAIPATEIDWVLRRLDSDQDRSQIHMILWQYGLLTLPQLNQALDWLEAS